One Ursus arctos isolate Adak ecotype North America unplaced genomic scaffold, UrsArc2.0 scaffold_15, whole genome shotgun sequence genomic region harbors:
- the FAM114A2 gene encoding protein FAM114A2, which translates to MSEKDGIETPVITEVTSTLEDGNCEPAKNSESVDQSAKLENKPEPVAITRKRPESKPSSDLETSEVLPVQASQAAGKETVSKDVPQTGWGYWGSWGKSLLSSASATVATVGQGISNVIEKAETSLGIPSPSEISTEVQYATGETNAKENANSSPLTGPFGVFSTISTAVQTTGKSVISGGLDALEFIGKKTMDVIAEGDPGFKRTKGLMNRNSTLSQVLREAKEKEELWTSNDVALETDKKTHYGLLFDEFQGLSHLEALEMLSRESEIKVKSILNSLSGEELGTLKLELEQLKEAFSLAEFCEEEEEEKKGDEDFTKEITELFSQLHVSSKPEKLARARNTAYEWISTSLAKPLEEKEEEEKQLETEKTDQINKNSIEDIHAFAIRSLAELTACSIELFHKTAALVLHGQKQEVTAIERSKTLSQMTVVLCKELSSLSKEFTICLTTAGVKEKADILNPLITAVFLEASNSASYIQDAFQLLLPVLEISLIENKTELPEA; encoded by the exons ATGTCAGAGAAAGATGGTATTGAGACTCCAGTGATAACTGAAGTAACCTCCACCCTTGAAGATGGGAACTGTGAGCCAGCCAAGAATTCTGAGTCTGTTGATCAAAGTGCCAAGCTGGAGAATAAACCAGAACCTGTAGCTATCACTCGGAAAAGACCAGAGTCCAAACCTTCCAGTGACCTTGAGACTTCAGAAGTTCTCCCTGTTCAGGCATCACAGGCTGCAGGCAAA GAGACTGTTTCCAAAGATGTACCTCAAACTGGATGGGGATATTGGGGCAGCTGGGGCAAGTCCTTACTCTCTTCAGCCTCAGCTACAGTAGCTACAGTAG GACAGGGTATTTCAAATGTCATTGAGAAGGCAGAGACTTCTCTTGGAATTCCTAGTCCCAGTGAAATTTCAACCGAAGTTCAGTATGCAACAG GAGAGACAAATGCCAAAGAGAATGCAAACTCCTCCCCATTGACTGGGCCATTTGGTGTATTTTCAACCATCTCTACTGCTGTTCAGACCACA GGAAAGAGCGTGATCAGTGGGGGTTTGGATGCCTTAGAATTCATTGGGAAAAAGACAATGGATGTAATAGCAGAAGGGGATCCTGGATTTAAAAGAACCAAGGGTCTGATGAACCGAAATTCTACATTGTCTCAG GTTTTACGAGaggcaaaggagaaagaagagctgTGGACCTCCAATGATGTTGCCttggaaacagacaagaaaactcaTTATGGGCTCCTCTTTGATGAATTTCAAGGCCTCTCACATCTGGAAGCTCTGGAGATGCTTTCCCGAGAAAGTGAAATAAAG GTGAAATCTATTCTTAATTCTCTAAGTGGAGAAGAATTAGGGACTCTAAAACTTGAATTGGAGCAACTCAAGGAAGCATTTTCCCTAGCAGAGTTctgtgaggaagaagaagaagagaaaaaag gggatGAAGACTTTACCAAAGAGATAACAGAGCTATTTTCCCAGCTGCATGTCTCCTCCAAACCTGAGAAACTTGCCAGG gCAAGAAATACTGCCTACGAATGGATCAGTACATCTCTGGCCAAGCCattagaagagaaggaagaagaagagaaacagtTGGAAACAGAAAAAACTgaccaaatcaataaaaattcaatagag gATATCCATGCATTTGCAATCCGGAGCCTAGCAGAACTGACTGCCTGCTCAATTGAACTGTTTCACAAAACAGCAGCTCTGGTTCTGCATGGCCAGAAGCAGGAAGTGACAGCCATAGAAAGGAGCAAAACTCTTTCCCA GATGACAGTTGTGTTGTGTAAAGAGTTGTCTTCTCTGTCTAAAGAGTTTACCATCTGCCTAACAACTGCCGGG GTCAAAGAAAAGGCAGACATTCTTAATCCCCTAATCACTGCAGTATTTCTAGAG GCATCAAATAGTGCTTCCTATATTCAGGATGCCTTTCAGCTGCTCTTACCTGTGCTGGAGATCTCTCTCATTGAGAACAAAACCGAACTGCCAGAGGCATGA